The following coding sequences are from one Carettochelys insculpta isolate YL-2023 chromosome 5, ASM3395843v1, whole genome shotgun sequence window:
- the MYL5 gene encoding myosin light chain 5 isoform X1: protein MVMKMQNNDGASRKTKKKEGGAKRAQRASSNVFSNFEQTQIQEFKEAFTLIDQNRDGFIDKEDLKDIYASLGKTNVKDEELEAMLKEATGPINFTMFLNLFGAKLLGMDGEETILNAFKMFDPAGKGYIHKDYLKRMLMTQADKFTAEEIDQMFKSSPIDAAGNLDYKSFCYTITHGEEKEE from the exons atggtgatgaagatgcagaacaatgATGGG GCTAGCAggaaaaccaaaaagaaggaaGGTGGTGCCAAACGTGCCCAAAGAGCATCCTCTAATGTTTTCTCCAACTTTGAGCAGACACAGATCCAAGAATTTAAGGAA GCTTTCACATTAATTGATCAGAACAGAGATGGATTCATAGATAAAGAAGACCTGAAAGACATCTATGCTTCTTTGG gtaaaacaaatgtaaaagaTGAGGAACTAGAAGCCATGCTGAAGGAAGCCACTGGACCCATTAATTTCACCATGTTTTTGAATCTCTTTGGAGCAAAGTTACTTG GTATGGATGGAGAAGAGACTATACTAAATGCATTCAAAATGTTTGATCCAGCGGGTAAAGGATACATTCACAAAGATTA CTTAAAACGCATGTTGATGACGCAGGCTGACAAATTCACTGCTGAAGAG ATAGATCAGATGTTCAAGAGTTCCCCTATTGATGCTGCAGGAAACTTGGATTATAAGTCTTTCTGCTACACTATCACACATGGAGAAGAAAAGGAGGAATAA
- the MYL5 gene encoding myosin light chain 5 isoform X2 yields MVMKMQNNDGASRKTKKKEGGAKRAQRASSNVFSNFEQTQIQEFKEAFTLIDQNRDGFIDKEDLKDIYASLGKTNVKDEELEAMLKEATGPINFTMFLNLFGAKLLGMDGEETILNAFKMFDPAGKGYIHKDYLKRMLMTQADKFTAEETETTVFSQLPKKS; encoded by the exons atggtgatgaagatgcagaacaatgATGGG GCTAGCAggaaaaccaaaaagaaggaaGGTGGTGCCAAACGTGCCCAAAGAGCATCCTCTAATGTTTTCTCCAACTTTGAGCAGACACAGATCCAAGAATTTAAGGAA GCTTTCACATTAATTGATCAGAACAGAGATGGATTCATAGATAAAGAAGACCTGAAAGACATCTATGCTTCTTTGG gtaaaacaaatgtaaaagaTGAGGAACTAGAAGCCATGCTGAAGGAAGCCACTGGACCCATTAATTTCACCATGTTTTTGAATCTCTTTGGAGCAAAGTTACTTG GTATGGATGGAGAAGAGACTATACTAAATGCATTCAAAATGTTTGATCCAGCGGGTAAAGGATACATTCACAAAGATTA CTTAAAACGCATGTTGATGACGCAGGCTGACAAATTCACTGCTGAAGAG ACAGAGACAACAGTATTTTCACAACTGCCAAAGAAATCCTGA